The genomic interval CGCCATAAGCGGTAAACATAGGAGCAGTGGCAGGGTGAAGCGCAGCCAGGCAGCGATGAGCTTCGCCAGCGGCAGTAACCATAAATCTTCCAAGTGTACGCGGTCCTGGCTTAGCGTACCATCATGATAATCTTCATAAAAAAGCTGTTCTCCAGCGAGCAGAGCAGCCAATAATAGCGCCAACCATAATGCGGCTGGGGCACTTGCGCGTAAGGTTGCTTCATCAATGCCAAGAGCTATTGGGAACAAACACAGGGTTAATATAAAAAACAATAACGGCTGTAAAAGACGTTGTGGATTACGCCAAGCGGTGTGTAATTCTCGTTGGATAAGCAGTTTAAGCATAATCGGATAGTGAATACGTATTAAGCGTGTGTGAGGGGATATAAAATGGCTGGTGTGAGGTGATGATCAGTCCACCGCCGTTATCGCAGTGT from Suttonella sp. R2A3 carries:
- a CDS encoding heme exporter protein CcmB; translation: MLKLLIQRELHTAWRNPQRLLQPLLFFILTLCLFPIALGIDEATLRASAPAALWLALLLAALLAGEQLFYEDYHDGTLSQDRVHLEDLWLLPLAKLIAAWLRFTLPLLLCLPLMAMLLHIKVDTLPALGALIALGSLSLLLIAMLGAALTVSQAQSTFLLFLIVVPLYIPVLILGVSAANSITIGLPFMGLFALLGAFALFAALVMIPFATLALKTQNL